AAATGATATCGTACAAAAAATGAATGCCGGCCTCAACTCCGGTTCTACCAAGGGATTGCCAAACGTGGTTCTGATCGAGGATTACCGGGCACAGAACTTCCTGCAAGCCTATCCGGATTCCTTCCATGATATGAGCAGCTCGATCAAAGCATCCGACTTCGCCGATTACAAAATCGGACCAACCAGCTACAACGGCAAGCAGTATGGTGTTCCATTCGACTCCGGTGTTATGGGTCTGTATGTAAGAACGGACTATCTGGAACAAGCCGGCTACAAAGTAGCTGATCTGACCAATATTGATTGGGACAAATTCATTGAAATCGGTAAAGCCGTAAAACAAAAAACAGGTAAAGAAATGCTCACTCAAGATCCGAACGACCTCGGTCTGATCCGTGGTATGATCCAATCCGCAGGTTCTTGGTACCTGAAAGAAGACGGTAAAACACCAAACCTGGCAGGCAATGCAGCTCTGAAAGAAGCGCTCTTGACGTACAAATCCTTGTTCGATGCAAATATTGTTAAAATGAATGCCGACTGGAGTCAATTCCTGGCAGCCTTCAATAGCGGTGCAGTTGCTTCTGTACCTACAGGTAACTGGATTACGCCTTCGATCAAAGCAGAAGCTTCACAATCGGGTAAATGGGCTGTTGTTCCTTTCCCTAAATTGAAAAATGTACCTGAATCCGTGAATGCTTCCAGTCTCGGCGGCAGCTCCTGGTATGTCCTCAACTCGGACGGTCAAGATACCGCTGCTGATTTCCTGAAAGAAACATTCGGTTCAGATCAAGAGCTGTATCAAGATATGCTGAGCAAAATTGGAATTGTCGGTTCATTAAACGCAGCTTCCAGCGGTAAAGCTTATGACGTGGCAGATCCGTACTTCGGTGGCGACAAAGTTTACAAGAAATTCGCAGAATGGACCAAACAAGTTCCAAAAGTCAACTATGGCCTGCATACGTATGCCATTGAGGACATCATGACCGTTGAGATTCAAAACTACCTGAACGGCAAAGATGTAGACGCAGTTCTGAAAGATGCTCAAGGACAGGCAGAAGCACAGCTTAAATAAGACAGTCCATGTAGCCAAGGCTAAACAATAAAACGATAAGCACTTAAAACCTTGGGCTTGCGAGTTCAAGGTTTTAATGCTGTATAGGGAGTTGATATGGTTATGAAGACAGCCGCGCCCAAAATGACTACAACACGTCTCAAAGCAGGTATGACAGGATGGTTGTTCATATCCATCGCAGTGATCATGATTGCGGCCTTTTATTTTTACCCGATGATTCAGGCGCTTATCTTGTCTTTCAAGACAGGTACAGGGTCTAATCTGACCTTTAACGGTATTGATAACTACAAGCGTCTGTTTACGGACAGCATGTTTATAACCGCCGTGAAAAATACGTTTATCTATTTAATTTTCCAGGTGCCTTTGATGGTTATTCTGGCACTGTTCATTTCAGTATTGCTGAATGATAAAAATCTGAAATTCAAAGGCTTTTTTCGCACAGCCATCTTCTTGCCTTGTATTACATCGCTGGTAGCCTATTCCGTTGTATTCAAGTATTTGTTCTCGGCTGATGGTCTGGTCAATTCCCTATTGCTGAATCTGCACGTGATCGGCACGCCGATCCAATGGATTACGGACCCCTTCTGGGCCAAGGTTACGATTATTATCGCGATCACATGGCGCTGGACCGGGTACAATATGATCTTTTACCTGTCCGGTCTTCAAAATATTGACAGTTCCATCTATGAAGCAGCCCGTATTGACGGTGCTTCCCCGATCCGACAGTTTTTCAGCATTACTGTTCCGCTGCTTAAACCGATTATCCTGTTCACCTCGATTACATCGACCATTGGTACACTTCAGCTCTTTGATGAAATTATGAATATTACCAAGGGTGGACCAGGCAACGCGACATCTTCTATTTCGCAATATATTTACAACCTGTCCTTCAAGTATTCATCCGACTTTGGTTATGCGGCGACCGTCTCCTACTCCATCGTCATCATGATCATTATCTTGTCGATTATCCAGTTCAAAGTGGCAGGTGAGAAAAAATGATGAAAACGAAAAGATTATTTACGTATGCCTTTCTGATCATTGTATCGTTCGTTTCCATTTTCCCGTTCCTGTGGATGCTGTCCAGTTCCACCAACCTGTCGGTCGATGTGACGAAAGGCAAGCTCCTGCCCGGCTCTCATCTCATGGATAATATGCATAGTCTGCTGGAAAAGGTGGATATCGTTACAGCACTAAGCAATTCTGCAAAAGTCTCAATCTCAACTACACTGCTGGCTATGCTGATTGCATCCCTGGCCGGCTATGGCTTTGAAATTTACAGAAGTAGAGCCAAAGACGTGGTCTTCAATATTCTGCTGATGTCGATGATGATTCCGTTTGCGGCGATCATGATCCCGCTTTACCGGATGTTCGGCAGTATTTCCAATGTGATGCCTTGGATCGGTATTGATACACTCTCATCTGTTGTCATTCCGACCGTCACTACGGCGTTCCTGATCTTCTTTTTCCGCCAAAGCACCAAGATGTTTCCGAAGGATCTGCTTGAAGCAGGCCGTATGGATGGATTGTCCGAGTTGGGTCTGTTCTTCCGGGTATACATGCCTACGATGAAAACAACCTATGCTGCTGCTGCAATCATCACGTTCATGTCCAGCTGGAACAACTACCTCTGGCCTCTGATCGTGCTGCAAACGCCCGAGAATCAAACCATCCCGCTGTTGATCTCGAACCTCGGCTCCAGCTATGCACCTGATTACGGTGTCATCATGATCGCTATCGTCCTGTCCACACTGCCGACTGCACTGGTATTCTTCCTGATGCAGAAGCACTTTGTAGCGGGCATGGTTGGCTCGGTAAAATAACAGATTTTTGAACGGATCACCGATACCTTCATTTCATTTTAAAAATAAGGAGTGTTCGCCTTGACCATCCGTATCCCCAGTCTGGACTGGCTCACCGATGTGACCAAGTTCGCGGTAAATCGGCTGCCAGCCTATTCCGATCATAAATATTACGCCACGCTTCAGGAAGCAGAGCACCAGGCCGATATGGCCTGGCGCCATAGCCTGAATGGGAACTGGAAGTTCAACTATGCAACGAACCCGGCCAGTCGTCCGGTGGAATTCTATGCCCCTGGCTTTGAGTATGGCGGCTGGAGCGATATCCAGGTGCCGGGCCATATCCAGACGCAAGGTTTCGGCCAAATGCAATACGTGAATACGATGTATCCGTGGGACGGACATTCGGACGTTCGCCCACCGCATATTCCAGAGGATCACAACCCGGTAGGAAGCTATATTAAAAGCTTTGTTTTACCGCAAAATATGAGCTCCGACGGGCAACCTGTGTTTATTTCTTTTCAGGGCGTCGAATCGGCCTTTTATGTGTGGTTAAATGGAAGCTTTGTCGGCTACAGCGAGGACAGCTTTACACCGTCTGATTTTGAATTGACACCGTTCCTGCAAGCCGGCGAAAACAAGCTGGCGGTAGAGGTATATCAAAGAAGTACCGGAGCGTGGCTGGAGGATCAGGATTTCTGGCGTTTTTCCGGCATTTTCAGAGACGTATATCTGTACACGATTCCTCATGTTCACGTACGCGACCTGCATGTGAAGGCTGACTTGGATGCCTCCTACACCCAGGGTCTGCTGGAGCTGGAATTGAGCCTGGAAAAACCGGCAACGGCCTATGCAACCGTCGATGTGAAGGATATTGCTGGCCAGATAGTAGCCTCTTTGAAGGCCGACTTTACAGATGGCAAGGCTTTGCTGTCTGCAAGCCTGGAGCAAGTACAGCGCTGGAGCGCGGAAAAGCCCTATTTGTACACGTTATTCATTCAAATTTATGATGCCGATGGAACACTCGTGGAGGTTATCCCGCAAAGGATCGGCTTCCGCAAATTCGAGATGCTCAACAAGGTCATGCACCTGAACGGCAAACGCATCGTCTTTAAGGGTGTAAACCGACATGAATTTAACGCACGCACCGGACGTGCCATTTCCCGTGAAGATATGCTGTGGGATATCCGAACACTCAAGCAAAACAATATGAATGCTGTCCGTACCTCTCATTATCCGAATCAGACCCTATGGTATGAGCTGTGCGATGAGTACGGGGTATACGTAATTGACGAGATGAATTTGGAGACACATGGCTCCTGGCAAAAGCTCGGCGCAGTTGAGCCTTCCTGGAATATTCCCGCCAATCTGCCCGAATGGCAGGATATTGTTATGGATCGT
This DNA window, taken from Paenibacillus kribbensis, encodes the following:
- a CDS encoding carbohydrate ABC transporter permease, which codes for MKTAAPKMTTTRLKAGMTGWLFISIAVIMIAAFYFYPMIQALILSFKTGTGSNLTFNGIDNYKRLFTDSMFITAVKNTFIYLIFQVPLMVILALFISVLLNDKNLKFKGFFRTAIFLPCITSLVAYSVVFKYLFSADGLVNSLLLNLHVIGTPIQWITDPFWAKVTIIIAITWRWTGYNMIFYLSGLQNIDSSIYEAARIDGASPIRQFFSITVPLLKPIILFTSITSTIGTLQLFDEIMNITKGGPGNATSSISQYIYNLSFKYSSDFGYAATVSYSIVIMIIILSIIQFKVAGEKK
- a CDS encoding carbohydrate ABC transporter permease, producing the protein MMKTKRLFTYAFLIIVSFVSIFPFLWMLSSSTNLSVDVTKGKLLPGSHLMDNMHSLLEKVDIVTALSNSAKVSISTTLLAMLIASLAGYGFEIYRSRAKDVVFNILLMSMMIPFAAIMIPLYRMFGSISNVMPWIGIDTLSSVVIPTVTTAFLIFFFRQSTKMFPKDLLEAGRMDGLSELGLFFRVYMPTMKTTYAAAAIITFMSSWNNYLWPLIVLQTPENQTIPLLISNLGSSYAPDYGVIMIAIVLSTLPTALVFFLMQKHFVAGMVGSVK
- a CDS encoding ABC transporter substrate-binding protein, yielding MKKMSFLLLIASLILLSACSSNTEKAATTTDSGKKEITVWAWDPNFNIAALKLAKDRYVAKHPDVNVNIVEYAQNDIVQKMNAGLNSGSTKGLPNVVLIEDYRAQNFLQAYPDSFHDMSSSIKASDFADYKIGPTSYNGKQYGVPFDSGVMGLYVRTDYLEQAGYKVADLTNIDWDKFIEIGKAVKQKTGKEMLTQDPNDLGLIRGMIQSAGSWYLKEDGKTPNLAGNAALKEALLTYKSLFDANIVKMNADWSQFLAAFNSGAVASVPTGNWITPSIKAEASQSGKWAVVPFPKLKNVPESVNASSLGGSSWYVLNSDGQDTAADFLKETFGSDQELYQDMLSKIGIVGSLNAASSGKAYDVADPYFGGDKVYKKFAEWTKQVPKVNYGLHTYAIEDIMTVEIQNYLNGKDVDAVLKDAQGQAEAQLK